The Actinotalea sp. JY-7876 sequence GTGCGCTGACGACCGGCGACGCCCGGGCGGCGCTCGTGACCCCCGGCGGGCGGGTGCCGTCGTACACGGCGTGGTGGCTGCGCCATCGCTCGCCCCTTCCGCTCGGCGGTCCCTTCCTCCTCCCGGGCGCCGACGTCGGCTCCGGGCTGCTCCCGCCGGCGCCGCCGGTGGTCGTCGCCGCGGTCGACGGCGACGAGGTCGTCCTGCGCGCCCTGGGCGCGGTCTCAGCGCTCGCGGAGCTCGACGACGTCGGGTGGGCCGCGGTGCTGGGCCGCCTCCCCGCCGCCGGCGCGGACGTCGACCCGGCCGTGGCGGTCGACGTGTGGCGCGCCCTCGTGGACCTGGCGCGGGCCGACGCCGACGTCGATCCCGGTCGCGTCCCGGCGTGGTGCGCGGGCGGGCGCGGACCGGGGCAGGTGCGCGCGGCCGAGGTCGGGGACGTCGCGGTGGCGGACCCGATGTGGGCGCAGCACCCGGGCGTCGGCCCGGTCGTGGTCGTGCCCACGGGCGCGGCGGCCGACCTCGCCGACTGGCTCGACGTCGACCTGGCGGCCGAGCGCGCGGCGGGGCGGGTGACGACGGTGGGGGTGCCCGGGCCCGTGCCGGCGCAGGCCCGCGTGCTCGCCCCCGACGCCCCGGACCGCTGGGTCGAGCACGAGGACCTGCGGGTGGACGGCCTGCCGGTCGAGTGGTGGGTCGCGCAGGGCGTGATCCACGCGTGCACCACGGGCGGCCTCGCGCGCGGGCTGGCCCAGCTCACGCGGTGGAGCGACCGCCACGCCCTCGCGAGCGTCCTGGCGGACCCGCGGGACCTGCCCGTCGTGCTCCTCGAGCGGGCCGGCGAGCCGTGAACCGCAAGCTCGTCCTGGGCGTCTTCGTGCCGGTCACGGTCTTCGAGACCGGCATCGGGGCGATCGTGCCGGTGGTCGCGCTGACCGCGACCCGGCTCGGCGCCTCGCTCGCCGGCGCGGGCCTCGTCGTCGCGCTGCTCGCCGTCGGGCAGATCCTCGGGAACGTGCCGGCCACGGCGGTCGCGGCCCGGCTCGGGGACCGCCGGGCCATGCTCGTGGCGGCGTGCGGCTCGGTGGTCGTGCTGGTCGGCGCCGCGCTCGCGCCGAACGTCGCCCTCCTGGCGGTGGCGCTCACCCTCCAGGGCGCGCTCAACGCGACGTTCATGCTCGCCCGGCACTCCTACCTCGCCGCCCACGCCCCCGTCGAGCGCCGGGCCCGGGTGCTCTCGACGCTCGCCGGCCTCCAGCGCGCGGGGACGTTCGTCGGACCCTTCCTCGGCGCGGCCCTCATGCACGTCTGGGGCCTGCCGGCCGCGTGGTGGCTCGCGGTCGGCACGTCGCTCGTCGCCGCCGCCGTGGTCGCCGCCGTGCCCGACGAGGTGGCGCACGTCGCGGAGCCGACGACGTCGTCGCTGTGGCGCGTGGCGCGGGACCACCGGCACGTCCTCGCGACGCTCGGCATCGCGGTCCTCATGATCGGGGCGGCGCGGGGCGCGCGGCAGGTCGTGCTGCCGCTGTGGTCGGAGCACCTGGGGCTCGCCCCGGCGACGACGAGCCTGGTCTTCGGCCTGTCGGGCGCCGTCGACATGCTGCTCTTCTACCCGGCCGGACGGCTCATGGACCGTCGCGGCCGGCTGTGGGCCGGGGTGCCGTCGATGCTGGTGCTCGCGTCCGGGCTGGCGCTGCTGCCGCTCGCCTCGGGCGTCGCCACGCTCGCCTGGGTGGCGATGCTCATCGGGCTGGGCAACGGCATGGGGGCCGGGATCCTCATGACGCTCGGCGCCGACGTCGCGCCGCCCGCCACGCGCGCGCAGTTCCTGGGGGTGTGGCGGCTCGTCTCCGACGTCGGTGCGGCGGGCGGCCCGCTCGTCGTCTCGGGGGGCGCCGCGCTCGGCTCGCTCGCCGGCGGCATCTGGACCATGGCGGGCGTGGCGGCGCTGAGCGCGGCCGCGCTGCTGCGCTGGGCGCCCCGGTGGACGGTGCACGCGAACCGCACCACCCGGCGGCGTGCGCGGGAGGCCGGGGCCGAGCCGGCGTCCTGAGCCGGACCGCGCGGTGCCTCAGCGGCTGCGGCGGCGGTGCTCCCAGACCAGGGCGAGGCCGCCGAGGACCATGCCCGTCGCGCACGTGGCGACGTCGGTCGCCGTGGCGCGGTCGGACGCCGCCAGCGCGCCGACGACGACCAGCGCGACCGCCCATGCCCCGATCCCGGCCACGAACACCCGGCGCAGGTCGAGCTCGACCGGGTCGAGCGTGCTGGGCGCCAGGAGCGACCGCAGGCCGGCGGAGACGGTCGTGGGAGCCGTGCCGGCCCCGCCACGGGTGCCTGCGTCGGCCCCGCCACCGGTGGCGGGGCGGTCGGTCGGGGTCGTGGGCACGTGCCGAGCGTATCGCCGGGCGAGCGTGAGCAGGCCCACGCCCACGGCGGCGCCGAGGGTGTTCATGACGACGTCCTGCAGCGTCGCGGCGCGCGTGGGCCAGAAGAGCGCCTGTCCCGTCTCGATCGCGACCGACGACGCGCAGCCGAGCGGCACGGCGAGCCACGCCCGGCGGAGCCCGGCGAGCGGGACCAGGATCCCGAAGGGCACGAACATCACGACGTTGGCGGCCGCCTCCACCGCCGCCACGTCGACGCCCGTCGGCAGGCCGCGCGCGTGCAGCCACGCCAGGCCCCGCTCGAGCGCGGTGAACGCGCCGGGATCGGCGAAGTCCGGCCACTGCGTGATCCGCAGGACCGCGAGGAGGTAGACGGCCAGCGCCACACGTACCACGACCGCCCGAGGCTGTCCTCCGAGACGTGTTCTCACGGGAAACAAACGTCTGCCACCCTGTGCGCCATGACGCAGATTTCCGCCCCTGCCGCGGCGCGCCCGAGGAACCGGGTCGACGCCTTTTTCAAGATCAGCGAGCGCGGTTCGACGATCGGCACGGAGGTCCGCGGTGGCCTCGTGACCTTCTTCACCATGAGCTACATCATCGTGCTCAACCCGCTCATCATCGGCACGGTGCCGGACGGCACCGGCCAGTTCCTCGGCGGCGGCGACGCGCCGAACCTCGGCATGGTGGCCGCGACGACGGCCCTCGTCGCCGGCGTGCTGTGCATCCTCATGGGCACGGTGGCCAACTTCCCGCTCGCGCTCGCGGCCGGGCTCGGCCTCAACGCCGTCGTCGCCTACTCGATCGCCACGCTCGACGGCGTCACGTGGGCCGACGCGATGGGCATCGTCGTCCTCGAGGGCCTGATCATCCTCGTGCTCGTCCTCACCGGGTTCCGCACGGCGGTGTTCCGCGCGGTCCCGATCGAGCTCAAGACGGCGATCAGCGTCGGGATCGGCCTCTTCGTCGCCTTCATCGGCCTGGTCGACGCCGGCTTCGTGCGCGTCCCGGCCTCGCTCGCGACGCCGCTCGAGCTCGGCATCGGCGGGTCGCTCTCCGGCTGGCCCACCCTGGTCTTCGTCGTCGGCCTGCTGCTCGCGATCGTGCTCATGGTGCGCAAGGTCCGCGGCGCCATCCTCATCGCGATCCTCACCTCGACCGTGCTCGCCGTCATCATCGAGGCGGTCGCGAAGGTCGGTCCCCAGGGCGGCGTCGACGAGGAGGGCAACGCGATCAACCCCACGGGCTGGAAGCTCAACTCACCCGCGGTGCCCGAGGACGGCCTCGTCGCGACGCCCGACTTCGGCCTGCTCGGCCAGTTCTCCCTCTTCGGGTCGGTCGAGAAGATCGGCCTGGTCGCGGTCCTGCTGCTCGTCTTCTCGATCCTGCTCGCCGACTTCTTCGACACGATGGGCACCATGGTCGCCGTCGGCGGCGAGGCAGGGCTCCTGGACAAGGAGGGCAACCCGCCGCGCAGCAAGCAGATCCTCGTCGTCGACTCGCTCGCGGCCGTCGCGGGCGGCGCGTCGAGCGTCTCGTCCAACACCAGCTACGTCGAGTCGGCCGCGGGCGTCGGCGACGGGGCGCGCACGGGCCTGGCATCCGTCGTGACAGGCATCGCCTTCCTGCTGGCGACGTTCCTCGCGCCGCTGGTCGAGATGGTGCCGTTCGAGGCCGCGACGCCGGCCCTCGTCGTCGTCGGGTTCCTCATGGTCATGCAGGTCTCGGGCATCGACTGGAAGAACCTCGAGGTCGCGATCCCCGCCTTCCTCACGATCGTGCTCATGCCCTTCACCTACTCGATCACGGCCGGCATGGGGGCGGGCTTCATCGCGTTCGTCGTCATCAAGGTCGCCCTGGGCAAGTGGCGCCAGGTGCACCCGCTGATGTGGGTCGCGGGCGGGCTGTTCGTCGCCTACTTCACGCTGGGGCCGATCAGGGACGCCCTGATCGGCTGACGCGGCGCTCGCCGGTCCTGCCCCGCGCGGCATGGCCTGTGGGAGGATCCGTCCGGCCGGACCTCGGCCGGACTGACGCTGTGGCGCGCGGGCTGGCCTGCGAGCTTCGAGGAGGACCACTGTGCGCATCTCGGTCATCGGCTGCGGTTACCTCGGAGCCGTTCACGCCGCCTGCATGGCCCGGCTCGGGCATGACGTGGTCGGCGTCGACGTCGACGAGGCGAAGGTGGCGCAGCTCGCGGGCGGCGAGGCGCCCTTCTTCGAGCCGGGCCTGCCGGAGCTCCTCACGGAGGTGACCGCGACGGGCCGACTGCGGTTCACCGCGGACGTCGCGCAGGTCGCGGGGGCACGCGTGCACTTCGTGTGCGTGGGCACCCCGCAGAAGCGCGGGGAGAACGCGGCCGACCTGCGGTTCGTCGACGCGGCGATCGAGGCCCTGCTGCCCCACCTGGCGCCCGGCGACGTCGTCGTCGGCAAGTCCACCGTGCCCGTCGGCACGGCCGAGCGGATCGCGGCGCGCGTGGCCGACGCGCAGCCGGC is a genomic window containing:
- a CDS encoding MFS transporter; the protein is MNRKLVLGVFVPVTVFETGIGAIVPVVALTATRLGASLAGAGLVVALLAVGQILGNVPATAVAARLGDRRAMLVAACGSVVVLVGAALAPNVALLAVALTLQGALNATFMLARHSYLAAHAPVERRARVLSTLAGLQRAGTFVGPFLGAALMHVWGLPAAWWLAVGTSLVAAAVVAAVPDEVAHVAEPTTSSLWRVARDHRHVLATLGIAVLMIGAARGARQVVLPLWSEHLGLAPATTSLVFGLSGAVDMLLFYPAGRLMDRRGRLWAGVPSMLVLASGLALLPLASGVATLAWVAMLIGLGNGMGAGILMTLGADVAPPATRAQFLGVWRLVSDVGAAGGPLVVSGGAALGSLAGGIWTMAGVAALSAAALLRWAPRWTVHANRTTRRRAREAGAEPAS
- a CDS encoding VanZ family protein; amino-acid sequence: MALAVYLLAVLRITQWPDFADPGAFTALERGLAWLHARGLPTGVDVAAVEAAANVVMFVPFGILVPLAGLRRAWLAVPLGCASSVAIETGQALFWPTRAATLQDVVMNTLGAAVGVGLLTLARRYARHVPTTPTDRPATGGGADAGTRGGAGTAPTTVSAGLRSLLAPSTLDPVELDLRRVFVAGIGAWAVALVVVGALAASDRATATDVATCATGMVLGGLALVWEHRRRSR
- a CDS encoding NCS2 family permease, whose product is MTQISAPAAARPRNRVDAFFKISERGSTIGTEVRGGLVTFFTMSYIIVLNPLIIGTVPDGTGQFLGGGDAPNLGMVAATTALVAGVLCILMGTVANFPLALAAGLGLNAVVAYSIATLDGVTWADAMGIVVLEGLIILVLVLTGFRTAVFRAVPIELKTAISVGIGLFVAFIGLVDAGFVRVPASLATPLELGIGGSLSGWPTLVFVVGLLLAIVLMVRKVRGAILIAILTSTVLAVIIEAVAKVGPQGGVDEEGNAINPTGWKLNSPAVPEDGLVATPDFGLLGQFSLFGSVEKIGLVAVLLLVFSILLADFFDTMGTMVAVGGEAGLLDKEGNPPRSKQILVVDSLAAVAGGASSVSSNTSYVESAAGVGDGARTGLASVVTGIAFLLATFLAPLVEMVPFEAATPALVVVGFLMVMQVSGIDWKNLEVAIPAFLTIVLMPFTYSITAGMGAGFIAFVVIKVALGKWRQVHPLMWVAGGLFVAYFTLGPIRDALIG